Below is a genomic region from Syngnathus typhle isolate RoL2023-S1 ecotype Sweden linkage group LG3, RoL_Styp_1.0, whole genome shotgun sequence.
GGTCGGCATCCCTGGGGAAAACTCCCGCGAGGTCAAATGTGTGAGCGAGCGCCAGCCTGGAATGTCAGAACGCAGAGCAAAGCTGTTGTGCGCTGCACTGCTACTGCAGAcattgcgcacgcacacacgcatgcaaacGTGAAGCGGCTCGGCGGGAATGCAATAGAACACATTTACAATGAAATGCTTTGACACTCTTCTTGACTAATTCAGAGCTCAGCGTAAAAGCGACGGGGGCCAGCCTCAAGTGTGAGAGTGAGAGCAAGTGCTTTCCGACGGCTTCTCCATTCATCTGGTACAAGAATGGAGAGGAAACCAAAGATTCCACTACCCAATTCCTATATATATATCCCAGCTCCGGAAACAGCTACGCATGTGCTCTACGAGACTATGAGCAGCTTGCATCTCCTCCCGTGTGTGAGTTAGCGACTCCCGCCACGACGGTCCGTAGCAGCAAGCTCCTTGCTAAAGCTAAAATGTTGTTCCATCTTGCAGGTGTGTCACGTTCCACCTCATGTCCCAAGGTGGTTTACGACAGCAGACGCATGTGCGCCCTCAAAGGCTCGACAGTAGACATTGGGTGCTCTTACAGCCCCTATAGGCAGGTCAAGTCCAAATTCTGGTACACAGACCAATGGCAACCTCGGGACATTACGTTGGACGACCGCTATAAAGGTCGTGTCCAGCTCTTTGACTCAACCTATAGACGATCGACTCTGAGAATCAACGACGTGACGGAGAGCGATTCTGCTGAGTATCGCTTCAAATTCTCCACAGAAAGTTCTGAATGGAGGGGCCGTTTTCCGGGAACCACTTTGACAGTCACAGGTAAGAGTGAAAGGTAGCAGAGAACATTGACTGCAAAAACAAGGTGCAGGGCCACTTGAGGTTCTTGGCAACAAAAGTAAAGATGGAGATTTGCTTTCGGGGATGTGAGCAGGGGCAGAATTTGAACGCATTTGGCTTCTGTGATGCTCTTTCAAGACCCTACCTTTTGCCTCCAGCTGCGCAGGTGCAGGTGACAAACGTCACAGGTGGAAGCCCAGACGTCATCGCTCAGCTGGTGTGTCACACGACATGCAACCTGgaagttcctttgtctttttgctGGTTCGTGAATGCACACCAAGTGGGCAACTGCGAGCCTTCCCAGACGGCCAAACCTCGGCAAATCACTTTATCTCCCGGAGACTACGTCACCTGTCAAGTGGAAAGAAATCCATTCGGCGTCTCTTCTCGTCTGTGTgagggatttttgttttttactcatTCTGTTCACTAGACCGGCCCACTGAGCAATGGATTGGTTTATTGTCAATATCTATCCGTTTTCATGACCGACCGCTTCATCTTCCTTATTTCCCTTGCTCACTTGGCATTGTGGTCACTGTGCTCGAGTCATTACTGCCCCCCGCAGGACAGCAATTGAACAGCATTACTCTCATGACTTGTCTGCCCTCTACTGAGTGACGTTGTCTACCACCACCTTCTTCCCTCCTCGTTCAGATGCTCTGGCGGCCCCCTCGGTGTCGGCGAGTCACTCGGGTGATGGTATCTTGAAGGGTCACCAGCTGACTCTGACCTGCAGAGTCGACCCATTAGCATCATGTACATACGGGTGGTTTAAGGCGACCGGAAAGTCAGGTCATCAAAAAGTGAGTGACGAAGCTGTCCTGGTCATCCCATCCATCAAGGCTTCAGACTCTGCGGATTATTTTTGTACCGTGGCAAATGAGCTGGGGGAGAAGCAGTCAGAACGCATCAAAGTCAATGTGAAATGTAAGTACAGTACCTCACCTGCTGGTTTAGGACTCGTCGTTGAGGCCAATTGTGCTCCTCAGATCCTCCGGAGGACGTCGCTTTGGAGGCCATTCCATCAGAAGTCCCTTCGGAGGGCCAGTCTGTGAGTCTGAAGTGCAGCAGTGCCACTAATCCAAAGGCTCGCTACGCGTTTTACAAGGACAACGAACGGGTGGGCCGGGAACCGGGCGGATTTGTCAATTTCAGTTCTATCAGGCCTGAAGATGCCGGAAACTTCCACTGCCAGGCCTGCAATCAATACGGATGCGTCAATTCTTCAAAGGTTCTCCTAGACGTCGCATGTGAGTGGACAAAGTGGAGCTGGAGACTAGCGGAGTCAATGTCCAGACTTCAACCCTAGCGAGCGTGCCTTGTGTTGACCTTCCGTTAAGCTTTTATGCCAACCAGTTGTGTTGTTTGAAACCATCCAAAGCGTTTTCGCCCTAGACGGTCCTCGGCTGCCCAAGGTCTCAGCCACACCCTCGGGTTCTGTCGGCGTGGGCTCTTGGGTCAGCCTGACCTGCAGCAGTGATGCCAACCCCAGCGCGAGCTACATTTGGTACCACGAGAACTCTCGCAAATCCGACATGGCCGTCTTTAACATCAGCGACTACCGAGCGGAGCTCCACGGCGACTATTGCTGCCAAGCCTCGAACACAATTGGGAGCCAGAACGCCACGCTGCGGCTCTCCACCGAGGCCAGTAAGCTTCAGTTCTGTCGGTTCTGTTCCGCGTTGCCagctttgcttttcttttttcttttactaaCTGCATTGTTCCGCTTGGTCAGGTCCACTGAAGGTGATGACGGTGGTTTGCGTGCTGGCTGGcttgctcctcctcttcctgattCTTGGGGCCGCCCTGCTGCTCAGGtcggttccatttttttttgtactttattTACATATGGTTAGGGAATTCTAAAAAAGTGTATTAAaaagcccattttaaaacgtgaaCGTTTCTAAATTTAGGAAgaatacaaatgacaaaataatgatcagAATATAAAGTGAAAAAGATTTTGTGGACAAAGGTGttcatttcattttgtgtttgtttgataTTTTAGGAAAAAGATGGCACCAGCAGCtcaggtgaaaaaaaacatcatcatgTATATCTTATTTGGATAGgactaaaaatgtcaaaaatgttCATGTTACTCAAGATTTTGAGTTGAAATActttaaggggaaaaaaagtcttttaaaATCATGACACACTTTGAGctttgaaatgaaaacacatgtATTTTGGAAGCTGTTAAAAAGACGTGAAAATGTTACGAAATTAGAAAAAAAGTGTAAACCTGATCCAAAATGTGCTCAGCCAAACGCAAGCGCAGAAGACAGCAGGGGGGGTCCGGACGAGCTGCTGTACTCCACGCTGGCTTTCTCCGCGCCCGACGCCATCTACTCCAACGTCGCCCGGGCCGAGAGGCGCCGGAGCGAAGATGGGGACGAGGGAGTGGAGTACAGTGCCGTCAACTGCCGCGCCTCCAGGTGACTTTCAATTTGGCTGGAAAATCTGCCAAGACGTGTcccccacaaaaaaattaaaataaaatcctcCTCAATAGACCTGCAAGAATATAACCGCTTCacctttcccc
It encodes:
- the LOC133151964 gene encoding B-cell receptor CD22-like, which encodes MRWTPRKGLGLFVALLLDVQVLATDGWGGRYTLSTVCGLEGSTVELQCAYWHPTTDKRQSIYTTETWWHTETNWPKGKKPKDLRLDSRYSGRLRFDCQRKTCKLVIRELRQSDAGEYRFRFATSRGRGFSVAPGVTLSVTELSVKATGASLKCESESKCFPTASPFIWYKNGEETKDSTTQFLYIYPSSGNSYACALRDYEQLASPPVCVSRSTSCPKVVYDSRRMCALKGSTVDIGCSYSPYRQVKSKFWYTDQWQPRDITLDDRYKGRVQLFDSTYRRSTLRINDVTESDSAEYRFKFSTESSEWRGRFPGTTLTVTAAQVQVTNVTGGSPDVIAQLVCHTTCNLEVPLSFCWFVNAHQVGNCEPSQTAKPRQITLSPGDYVTCQVERNPFGVSSRLYALAAPSVSASHSGDGILKGHQLTLTCRVDPLASCTYGWFKATGKSGHQKVSDEAVLVIPSIKASDSADYFCTVANELGEKQSERIKVNVKYPPEDVALEAIPSEVPSEGQSVSLKCSSATNPKARYAFYKDNERVGREPGGFVNFSSIRPEDAGNFHCQACNQYGCVNSSKVLLDVAYGPRLPKVSATPSGSVGVGSWVSLTCSSDANPSASYIWYHENSRKSDMAVFNISDYRAELHGDYCCQASNTIGSQNATLRLSTEASPLKVMTVVCVLAGLLLLFLILGAALLLRKKMAPAAQPNASAEDSRGGPDELLYSTLAFSAPDAIYSNVARAERRRSEDGDEGVEYSAVNCRASRPRPEAGADADACGALYSTVQKRI